The Coregonus clupeaformis isolate EN_2021a chromosome 6, ASM2061545v1, whole genome shotgun sequence genome has a segment encoding these proteins:
- the LOC121567999 gene encoding uncharacterized protein LOC121567999 isoform X1 translates to MIDLSHLTEEEQSMIMTVLKRDEELKKTEEERIKQLQKTSAPVESRLKYLTGEWFYEAKSLRHRDKIHGSEIILASMKQRKAGSLDGSLSRPRAVSGKVSDITPPPKPSRLLVAPTQPQENSESLSVSDAKKETLKSVVRSPGRPRHNPFNRASLILEVEKTEKQLSNGNQEAEKASDAEPLSPLKIHMTADSTSHNSAGSATSEGSSLGFRPVPKKRTFLSRRSQSSLTGSDASIPGQQSHPAGSKVTAPAPQGSLQHGSSCGSNQSSQGALDVQSQKITPSPISEIQNNANPVSPSSQQLNTLSHLSHKPLKDLTLVSTNTELEREKEAHERERTAEEPSDNSLVRPPVRTPSPLRETESSKVQLRPLSEPKPLRLLDFRPVIHSDNDRHTDKSYRGGQKSSDGLIQREFVNVRPPQGRERSDGQFSEPLSIPLSPSSELKAPTHHQPSQHATFQLIEMQDKEMIRTRRMGTAIRQEDLSLPPSTVDQWPHHELHNSGDKPDKHVHKKPVGRKPASKSAPRSPQPTGEEGDSISKVLEWFSRSTDSNDWLETESDQPDIEEDVIGSVKTDRDDQPTFESRSQQMERKAPEVKRKLLHVDPRLDIQSIGEGMSVCLTPEVEDGSQSESSVDQPPDQSPLNTERSYQPKRRLSEAERLRAAYRKEFKQVMLDREQDVVDRQEDVKVSGPPAKAAGPQVTTQEVKQKEEVQDENQPPKISHLKSFWEKGNTGPKILISRSIIDKGQKQMEKEKEKERELAEKSHRIVPGPESYGVEESSRNNPGDGKENERLSLDTQQNPASQDVRSVQPSVSPYKQEVYTPQKSVVIAPSVEIRTLPTWDVSYTPGAQSEEDDLTLKEEDLRRSPMTVDRRSSEAEIVFLTRLHPQPDTLSKSRLSPEPQRFSPSTLSPQPELLLQPTVNPQPVKLSPATPKPQPEMPSRARSKSSPNPLPELLVQPATSPDSKKFHQSRHKVEKESEQFAPITQQSNVNEETKGGKELKGDFVQSSVSSKKQDHTIKDQGNSPHTLKQVPPRQDSKAVKIKQLKSFWEQEKNRPIFYTGKSKEAGDSSVTQIPSSAPGKLNKRFTKSEFDLRSICKESDSDHEGDSNLSSDRKIQNFTVFTMNQRLEKSSPGLGANRSQFKNLRNFWGEATSNSRGPISSDEPKSPKKKEPMDAQNSMLELKQCVDPDFYSKSAPSQSQKVSARPPLDESRLKKTSSPSSPSSPSSPSPPPSLVRGNKDREHQSRSKSIGVGSGAMIDTKEHQSKSRSVGVGSGAMIDTKANFSPQITVESEHQRVPGVTRGSEQDFTKEEKALKPQSTSGKESWSHKARKYSFGNSSGSGRASSLRRATSMFTLDMNEEQDQTSLLYPKKTLDISPVQAKRTQGRRQSADKQALPGPRRSSKSSDESESLTPRARAFVPRDYRHYLGITEKTSVHTALAPAVKEQREAEGPPGAELDQSGGLVRSSTLVGSEERYSRRNSKITQRPLALWSNQGSTDTGRESSFSESERASSSASETWSNSRTSSSRENYDADQDPVQKALRRAQARPRNLAKSLEDITASMPPRQDRRLAPLHDLRRSSDASTLPSPSSSLCSDPEHLKKMSKSVPSFLQNESNGRDTNSEDSYHGGRQKTGRSMTNLSSSSGMASVSSLSGSVMTMYSGDYGGVEVQGNIQFSINYVQKLREFHIFVAQCRDLAAVDPKRGRSDPYVKSYLVPDKANLGKRKTSVKKKTVNPIFNELLRYRLRIEYLRTQTLILSVWHHDTFGRNSFLGEVDVDLSKWDFDHTQMNYLALKSRPTSSLQPSDDRGEMKLAIRFLPQVSHSKDPLSNKGEVHIWVKDCKNLPLIRGVTIDPYVKCFVLPDTSRKSRQKTRVLRRTVEPVFNHTMVYDGFRQEDLKEACVELTVWDRDKLASNLLGGLRLGPGTGRSYGAVVNWMDSNADEVALWERMMTSPNEWVEDVLPLRMLTTAKTVLK, encoded by the exons CGAAAGCCTCAGTGTATCAGATGCAAAGAAAGAGACACTGAAATCAGTGGTGCGCTCCCCGGGAAGG CCAAGGCACAATCCTTTCAATCGAGCATCCCTTATTCTGGAGGTAGAGAAGACAGAAAAACAGTTATCCAATGGAAATCAAGAGGCTGAGAAAGCATCTGATGCAG agccctTATCTCCCCTGAAGATTCACATGACAGCAGACTCCACCAGTCACAACTCAGCAGGCTCTGCCACCTCCGAAGGGTCCTCTCTAGGATTCAGGCCCGTGCCCAAGAAGAGAACCTTCCTCTCCCGGCGCTCTCAGAGCTCTCTCACAGGCAGTGATGCCTCCATCCCTGGGCAGCAAAGTCATCCAGCTGGGTCAAAGGTTACCGCCCCTGCCCCTCAGGGAAGTCTCCAACATGGCTCCAGCTGTGGCTCCAACCAGTCCAGCCAGGGGGCATTGGACGTTCAGTCACAGAAAATTACTCCATCTCCCATCTCTGAGATACAGAACAATGCAAATCCAGTTTCTCCCTCCAGTCAGCAACTGAACACTTTGAGTCACCTCTCCCATAAGCCACTGAAGGATTTAACCCTAGTCTCCACCAATactgagctggagagagagaaagaggcccatgagagagagaggacagcagAGGAGCCCTCAGATAACTCACTTGTCAGACCACCAGTGAGGACTCCCTCTCCTCTTAGGGAAACTGAGAGTTCCAAAGTTCAATTGAGGCCCCTGAGTGAGCCAAAGCCTCTCAGACTATTGGACTTTAGACCAGTCATACACTCTGATaatgacagacacacagataAATCCTACAGAGGTGGTCAGAAGAGTAGCGATGGTCTCATCCAGAGAGAGTTTGTCAATGTGCGTCCTCCTCAGGGCAGAGAGAGGTCTGATGGTCAATTTTCAGAACCTCTGTCCATACCACTCTCTCCGAGTTCAGAACTAAAAGCCCCTACTCACCACCAGCCTTCTCAGCACGCAACCTTTCAACTCATTGAGATGCAGGACAAGGAGATGATAAGAACCCGCAGGATGGGCACCGCAATCAGACAGGAGGACCTTAGTCTGCCTCCAAGCACTGTGG ATCAATGGCCGCATCATGAACTCCATAACTCTGGGGATAAGCCTGATAAGCATGTTCATAAAAAACCAGTAGGGCGCAAACCTGCCTCTAAATCAGCCCCCCGTAGTCCCCAACCCACAGGGGAGGAGGGCGACTCCATCTCTAAAGTCTTAGAGTGGTTCAGCCGCAGCACAGACAGCAACGACTGGCTGGAGACTGAGAGCGATCAACCAGACATAGAGGAAGACGTGATTGGCTCTGTGAAAACAGATAGAGATGATCAGCCTACCTTTGAGAGCAGGTCTCAGCAGATGGAGAGGAAAGCTCCAGAGGTGAAGAGAAAGCTTCTACATGTTGACCCCAGACTGGATATACAAAGTATTGGAGAAGGAATGTCAGTGTGTTTAACACCAGAGGTAGAGGATGGATCTCAGTCTGAATCCTCTGTGGATCAACCTCCGGACCAGTCACCTCTGAATACAGAAAGATCATACCAGCCCAAGAGACGCTTGTCtgaggctgagaggctgagagcAGCATATAGGAAGGAGTTCAAGCAAGTGATGTTAGATAGAGAACAGGATGTGGTAGATAGGCAAGAGGATGTGAAGGTCAGTGGCCCTCCAGCCAAAGCTGCTGGTCCACAGGTCACAACACAGGAAGTAAAACAGAAGGAGGAGGTCCAAGATGAGAACCAACCACCCAAAATCTCCCACCTGAAGTCCTTCTGGGAGAAGGGCAACACCGGTCCCAAGATACTCATCAGCAGATCAATCATTGACAAAGGACAGAAACaaatggagaaagagaaagagaaagagagagaactagcAGAGAAGTCTCATAGAATTGTTCCTGGCCCAGAGTCATACGGTGTAGAGGAGTCATCCAGGAATAATCCCGGGGATGGAAAAGAAAATGAACGGTTAAGCCTAGATACTCAACAAAACCCTGCTAGTCAAGATGTGAGAAGTGTACAGCCGAGTGTTAGCCCTTACAAACAGGAGGTATACACACCCCAAAAGAGTGTTGTTATTGCTCCCTCTGTAGAGATACGTACACTGCCAACCTGGGATGTTAGCTACACTCCTGGGGCTCAAAGTGAGGAGGACGATTTGACTTTAAAAGAAGAAGATCTCAGAAGATCCCCAATGACAGTAGACAGAAGAAGCTCAGAGGCAGAAATAGTCTTCCTAACTAGACTCCATCCTCAGCCTGACACGCTGTCCAAGTCCAGACTCAGCCCAGAACCTCAGAGATTCTCCCCATCCACACTCAGTCCTCAGCCTGAACTGCTCCTCCAGCCCACAGTCAACCCCCAGCCTGTGAAGCTCTCACCTGCCACACCAAAACCCCAGCCTGAAATGCCATCCAGGGCCAGGTCCAAGTCCAGTCCCAATCCACTGCCTGAACTACTCGTCCAGCCTGCAACCAGCCCAGACTCTAAGAAGTTCCATCAGTCTAGACACAAGGTTGAAAAAGAAAGTGAACAGTTTGCCCCCATAACTCAGCAGAGCAATGTCAATGAAGAAACAAAGGGGGGTAAAGAATTGAAAGGAGATTTTGTACAGTCAAGTGTATCCAGTAAAAAACAAGACCACACCATTAAAGATCAAGGAAATAGCCCAcacactctgaagcaggttcccCCTCGGCAGGACAGCAAGGCAGTCAAGATAAAGCAGCTCAAGTCCTTCtgggagcaggagaagaacaggcCTATATTTTACACTGGTAAATCAAAAGAGGCAGGGGACTCCAGCGTGACTCAAATTCCATCATCGGCCCCAGGAAAGCTGAATAAAAGGTTTACCAAGTCAGAGTTTGACCTGAGGTCAATCTGCAAAGAATCTGACAGCGACCACGAAGGGGATTCCAACCTTTCCTCTGACAGAAAAATACAGAATTTCACAGTCTTCACGATGAATCAGAGACTGGAGAAGTCGTCCCCAGGTCTCGGAGCAAACCGCTCACAGTTTAAGAATCTCCGTAACTTCTGGGGTGAGGCCACTTCGAATAGCAGAGGGCCAATCTCTTCTGACGAACCCAAAAGCCCCAAAAAGAAGGAGCCAATGGATGCCCAGAACTCAATGCTGGAGTTAAAGCAATGTGTTGACCCTGATTTCTATAGCAAATCTGCCCCCAGCCAGTCACAAAAGGTCAGTGCTAGACCACCTTTGGATGAGAGCCGGCTCAAGAAAACATCTTCACCTTCTTCACCATCTTCTCCAtcttctccatctccccctccatcttTAGTCAGGGGGAACAAAGACAGAGAGCACCAGTCAAGGTCTAAATCGATTGGAGTGGGTTCAGGAGCTATGATTGACACTAAAGAGCACCAGTCTAAATCTAGATCAGTTGGGGTGGGATCAGGAGCTATGATTGACACTAAAGCTAACTTCTCACCTCAAATCACCGTAGAGTCAGAGCACCAAAGAGTCCCTGGTGTAACAAGGGGCTCAGAACAGGACTTCACCAAAGAGGAAAAGGCCCTAAAGCCCCAAAGCACCTCAGGAAAGGAATCTTGGTCTCACAAAGCTAGAAAATACAGTTTTGGAAACTCAAGTGGAAGTGGACGTGCAAGTTCCCTTCGGCGCGCCACCAGTATGTTCACATTAGACATGAATGAAGAACAGGACCAAACTTCTCTGTTGTACCCTAAAAAGACACTGGATATTAGTCCTGTTCAAGCTAAGAGGACACAGGGTAGACGACAGAGTGCTGACAAGCAAGCACTTCCTGGTCCAAGGAGGTCCTCAAAATCATCAGACGAGTCTGAATCTCTGACCCCTCGCGCTCGGGCCTTTGTTCCCAGAGACTACCGCCATTACCTGGGCATCACAGAGAAGACCAGCGTCCACACTGCTCTGGCCCCGGCAGTGAAGGAGCAGAGGGAGGCAGAAGGCCCGCCTGGGGCTGAACTTGACCAGAGTGGTGGCCTTGTCAGATCCAGCACCCTAGTGGGCTCAGAGGAGCGCTACAGCAGAAGGAACAGCAAGATAACACAACGCCCCCTGGCCCTCTGGTCAAACCAGGGCAGCACTGACACCGGACGAGAGTCATCATTCAGTGAGTCTGAGAGAGCATCGAGCAGCGCGTCTGAAACTTGGTCCAACTCCAGGACCAGTTCAAGCC GTGAAAATTATGATGCGGATCAGGACCCTGTACAGAAGGCATTGAGGAGAGCTCAGGCCCGCCCACGAAATCTGGCTAAAAGTCTTGAGGACATCACAGCATCCATGCCACCAC GACAAGATAGAAGACTAGCTCCTCTTCATGACCTCAGGCGAAGCAGTGATG catccaccctcccctctccctcctcatccctctgCTCTGACCCTGAACATTTAAAGAAGATGAGCAAATCTGTTCCCTCGTTCCTGCAGAATGAG AGCAATGGCAGAGACACTAACTCTGAGGACAGTTACCATGGAGGCAGGCAGAAGACGGGCAGATCTATGACTAACCTCAGCAGCTCCTCTGGCATGGCATCTGTGTCCTCT cTGAGTGGCAGTGTGAtgaccatgtacagtggggactATGGAGGTGTGGAGGTGCAGGGGAACATCCAGTTCTCCATCAACTACGTCCAGAAGCTCAGGGAGTTCCATATCTTTGTGGCTCAGTGCCGAGACCTGGCCGCCGTCGACCCCAAGAGGGGCCGCTCTGACCC GTATGTTAAAAGTTACCTGGTGCCTGACAAAGCCAATCTAGGGAAGAGGAAAACTTCTGTGAAGAAGAAGACTGTCAACCCCATTTTCAACGAGCTCCTCAGA TATCGGCTTCGTATAGAGTACCTCCGAACTCAGACCCTCATTCTCTCCGTCTGGCACCACGACACCTTTGGCAGGAACAGTTTTCTGGGCGAGGTGGATGTGGACCTGTCCAAATGGGACTTTGACCACACCCAGATGAACTACTTAGCGCTGAAATCCAGG CCCACCTCCAGTCTGCAGCCATCAGATGACAGAGGGGAGATGAAACTGGCCATACGCTTCCTGCCTCAAGTCTCCCACA GCAAGGACCCCCTCTCTAACAAAGGTGAGGTTCACATTTGGGTGAAAGACTGCAAGAACCTTCCCCTCATCAGAGGGGTCACCATCGACCCATATGTCAAGTG CTTCGTGCTCCCAGACACGAGCAGAAAGAGTCGTCAGAAGACGCGGGTGCTGAGGAGGACGGTGGAGCCGGTGTTTAACCACACCATGGTGTACGACGGCTTCAGACAGGAAGACCTGAAGGAGGCCTGCGTGGAGCTGACCGTGTGGGACCGTGACAAGCTGGCCAGTAACCTCCTGGGCGGTCTAAGACTGGGGCCTGGCACAG GCAGAAGTTATGGGGCGGTGGTGAATTGGATGGACTCGAATGCTGACGAGGTAGCTCTATGGGAACGAATGATGACCTCTCCAAACGAATGGGTGGAGGATGTGCTGCCACTGAGAATGCTGACCACAGCAAAGACTGTGCTGAAATGA
- the LOC121567999 gene encoding uncharacterized protein LOC121567999 isoform X2 — protein sequence MIDLSHLTEEEQSMIMTVLKRDEELKKTEEERIKQLQKTSAPVESRLKYLTGEWFYEAKSLRHRDKIHGSEIILASMKQRKAGSLDGSLSRPRAVSGKVSDITPPPKPSRLLVAPTQPQENSESLSVSDAKKETLKSVVRSPGRPRHNPFNRASLILEVEKTEKQLSNGNQEAEKASDAEPLSPLKIHMTADSTSHNSAGSATSEGSSLGFRPVPKKRTFLSRRSQSSLTGSDASIPGQQSHPAGSKVTAPAPQGSLQHGSSCGSNQSSQGALDVQSQKITPSPISEIQNNANPVSPSSQQLNTLSHLSHKPLKDLTLVSTNTELEREKEAHERERTAEEPSDNSLVRPPVRTPSPLRETESSKVQLRPLSEPKPLRLLDFRPVIHSDNDRHTDKSYRGGQKSSDGLIQREFVNVRPPQGRERSDGQFSEPLSIPLSPSSELKAPTHHQPSQHATFQLIEMQDKEMIRTRRMGTAIRQEDLSLPPSTVDQWPHHELHNSGDKPDKHVHKKPVGRKPASKSAPRSPQPTGEEGDSISKVLEWFSRSTDSNDWLETESDQPDIEEDVIGSVKTDRDDQPTFESRSQQMERKAPEVKRKLLHVDPRLDIQSIGEGMSVCLTPEVEDGSQSESSVDQPPDQSPLNTERSYQPKRRLSEAERLRAAYRKEFKQVMLDREQDVVDRQEDVKVSGPPAKAAGPQVTTQEVKQKEEVQDENQPPKISHLKSFWEKGNTGPKILISRSIIDKGQKQMEKEKEKERELAEKSHRIVPGPESYGVEESSRNNPGDGKENERLSLDTQQNPASQDVRSVQPSVSPYKQEVYTPQKSVVIAPSVEIRTLPTWDVSYTPGAQSEEDDLTLKEEDLRRSPMTVDRRSSEAEIVFLTRLHPQPDTLSKSRLSPEPQRFSPSTLSPQPELLLQPTVNPQPVKLSPATPKPQPEMPSRARSKSSPNPLPELLVQPATSPDSKKFHQSRHKVEKESEQFAPITQQSNVNEETKGGKELKGDFVQSSVSSKKQDHTIKDQGNSPHTLKQVPPRQDSKAVKIKQLKSFWEQEKNRPIFYTGKSKEAGDSSVTQIPSSAPGKLNKRFTKSEFDLRSICKESDSDHEGDSNLSSDRKIQNFTVFTMNQRLEKSSPGLGANRSQFKNLRNFWGEATSNSRGPISSDEPKSPKKKEPMDAQNSMLELKQCVDPDFYSKSAPSQSQKVSARPPLDESRLKKTSSPSSPSSPSSPSPPPSLVRGNKDREHQSRSKSIGVGSGAMIDTKEHQSKSRSVGVGSGAMIDTKANFSPQITVESEHQRVPGVTRGSEQDFTKEEKALKPQSTSGKESWSHKARKYSFGNSSGSGRASSLRRATSMFTLDMNEEQDQTSLLYPKKTLDISPVQAKRTQGRRQSADKQALPGPRRSSKSSDESESLTPRARAFVPRDYRHYLGITEKTSVHTALAPAVKEQREAEGPPGAELDQSGGLVRSSTLVGSEERYSRRNSKITQRPLALWSNQGSTDTGRESSFSESERASSSASETWSNSRTSSSRENYDADQDPVQKALRRAQARPRNLAKSLEDITASMPPRQDRRLAPLHDLRRSSDASTLPSPSSSLCSDPEHLKKMSKSVPSFLQNELSGSVMTMYSGDYGGVEVQGNIQFSINYVQKLREFHIFVAQCRDLAAVDPKRGRSDPYVKSYLVPDKANLGKRKTSVKKKTVNPIFNELLRYRLRIEYLRTQTLILSVWHHDTFGRNSFLGEVDVDLSKWDFDHTQMNYLALKSRPTSSLQPSDDRGEMKLAIRFLPQVSHSKDPLSNKGEVHIWVKDCKNLPLIRGVTIDPYVKCFVLPDTSRKSRQKTRVLRRTVEPVFNHTMVYDGFRQEDLKEACVELTVWDRDKLASNLLGGLRLGPGTGRSYGAVVNWMDSNADEVALWERMMTSPNEWVEDVLPLRMLTTAKTVLK from the exons CGAAAGCCTCAGTGTATCAGATGCAAAGAAAGAGACACTGAAATCAGTGGTGCGCTCCCCGGGAAGG CCAAGGCACAATCCTTTCAATCGAGCATCCCTTATTCTGGAGGTAGAGAAGACAGAAAAACAGTTATCCAATGGAAATCAAGAGGCTGAGAAAGCATCTGATGCAG agccctTATCTCCCCTGAAGATTCACATGACAGCAGACTCCACCAGTCACAACTCAGCAGGCTCTGCCACCTCCGAAGGGTCCTCTCTAGGATTCAGGCCCGTGCCCAAGAAGAGAACCTTCCTCTCCCGGCGCTCTCAGAGCTCTCTCACAGGCAGTGATGCCTCCATCCCTGGGCAGCAAAGTCATCCAGCTGGGTCAAAGGTTACCGCCCCTGCCCCTCAGGGAAGTCTCCAACATGGCTCCAGCTGTGGCTCCAACCAGTCCAGCCAGGGGGCATTGGACGTTCAGTCACAGAAAATTACTCCATCTCCCATCTCTGAGATACAGAACAATGCAAATCCAGTTTCTCCCTCCAGTCAGCAACTGAACACTTTGAGTCACCTCTCCCATAAGCCACTGAAGGATTTAACCCTAGTCTCCACCAATactgagctggagagagagaaagaggcccatgagagagagaggacagcagAGGAGCCCTCAGATAACTCACTTGTCAGACCACCAGTGAGGACTCCCTCTCCTCTTAGGGAAACTGAGAGTTCCAAAGTTCAATTGAGGCCCCTGAGTGAGCCAAAGCCTCTCAGACTATTGGACTTTAGACCAGTCATACACTCTGATaatgacagacacacagataAATCCTACAGAGGTGGTCAGAAGAGTAGCGATGGTCTCATCCAGAGAGAGTTTGTCAATGTGCGTCCTCCTCAGGGCAGAGAGAGGTCTGATGGTCAATTTTCAGAACCTCTGTCCATACCACTCTCTCCGAGTTCAGAACTAAAAGCCCCTACTCACCACCAGCCTTCTCAGCACGCAACCTTTCAACTCATTGAGATGCAGGACAAGGAGATGATAAGAACCCGCAGGATGGGCACCGCAATCAGACAGGAGGACCTTAGTCTGCCTCCAAGCACTGTGG ATCAATGGCCGCATCATGAACTCCATAACTCTGGGGATAAGCCTGATAAGCATGTTCATAAAAAACCAGTAGGGCGCAAACCTGCCTCTAAATCAGCCCCCCGTAGTCCCCAACCCACAGGGGAGGAGGGCGACTCCATCTCTAAAGTCTTAGAGTGGTTCAGCCGCAGCACAGACAGCAACGACTGGCTGGAGACTGAGAGCGATCAACCAGACATAGAGGAAGACGTGATTGGCTCTGTGAAAACAGATAGAGATGATCAGCCTACCTTTGAGAGCAGGTCTCAGCAGATGGAGAGGAAAGCTCCAGAGGTGAAGAGAAAGCTTCTACATGTTGACCCCAGACTGGATATACAAAGTATTGGAGAAGGAATGTCAGTGTGTTTAACACCAGAGGTAGAGGATGGATCTCAGTCTGAATCCTCTGTGGATCAACCTCCGGACCAGTCACCTCTGAATACAGAAAGATCATACCAGCCCAAGAGACGCTTGTCtgaggctgagaggctgagagcAGCATATAGGAAGGAGTTCAAGCAAGTGATGTTAGATAGAGAACAGGATGTGGTAGATAGGCAAGAGGATGTGAAGGTCAGTGGCCCTCCAGCCAAAGCTGCTGGTCCACAGGTCACAACACAGGAAGTAAAACAGAAGGAGGAGGTCCAAGATGAGAACCAACCACCCAAAATCTCCCACCTGAAGTCCTTCTGGGAGAAGGGCAACACCGGTCCCAAGATACTCATCAGCAGATCAATCATTGACAAAGGACAGAAACaaatggagaaagagaaagagaaagagagagaactagcAGAGAAGTCTCATAGAATTGTTCCTGGCCCAGAGTCATACGGTGTAGAGGAGTCATCCAGGAATAATCCCGGGGATGGAAAAGAAAATGAACGGTTAAGCCTAGATACTCAACAAAACCCTGCTAGTCAAGATGTGAGAAGTGTACAGCCGAGTGTTAGCCCTTACAAACAGGAGGTATACACACCCCAAAAGAGTGTTGTTATTGCTCCCTCTGTAGAGATACGTACACTGCCAACCTGGGATGTTAGCTACACTCCTGGGGCTCAAAGTGAGGAGGACGATTTGACTTTAAAAGAAGAAGATCTCAGAAGATCCCCAATGACAGTAGACAGAAGAAGCTCAGAGGCAGAAATAGTCTTCCTAACTAGACTCCATCCTCAGCCTGACACGCTGTCCAAGTCCAGACTCAGCCCAGAACCTCAGAGATTCTCCCCATCCACACTCAGTCCTCAGCCTGAACTGCTCCTCCAGCCCACAGTCAACCCCCAGCCTGTGAAGCTCTCACCTGCCACACCAAAACCCCAGCCTGAAATGCCATCCAGGGCCAGGTCCAAGTCCAGTCCCAATCCACTGCCTGAACTACTCGTCCAGCCTGCAACCAGCCCAGACTCTAAGAAGTTCCATCAGTCTAGACACAAGGTTGAAAAAGAAAGTGAACAGTTTGCCCCCATAACTCAGCAGAGCAATGTCAATGAAGAAACAAAGGGGGGTAAAGAATTGAAAGGAGATTTTGTACAGTCAAGTGTATCCAGTAAAAAACAAGACCACACCATTAAAGATCAAGGAAATAGCCCAcacactctgaagcaggttcccCCTCGGCAGGACAGCAAGGCAGTCAAGATAAAGCAGCTCAAGTCCTTCtgggagcaggagaagaacaggcCTATATTTTACACTGGTAAATCAAAAGAGGCAGGGGACTCCAGCGTGACTCAAATTCCATCATCGGCCCCAGGAAAGCTGAATAAAAGGTTTACCAAGTCAGAGTTTGACCTGAGGTCAATCTGCAAAGAATCTGACAGCGACCACGAAGGGGATTCCAACCTTTCCTCTGACAGAAAAATACAGAATTTCACAGTCTTCACGATGAATCAGAGACTGGAGAAGTCGTCCCCAGGTCTCGGAGCAAACCGCTCACAGTTTAAGAATCTCCGTAACTTCTGGGGTGAGGCCACTTCGAATAGCAGAGGGCCAATCTCTTCTGACGAACCCAAAAGCCCCAAAAAGAAGGAGCCAATGGATGCCCAGAACTCAATGCTGGAGTTAAAGCAATGTGTTGACCCTGATTTCTATAGCAAATCTGCCCCCAGCCAGTCACAAAAGGTCAGTGCTAGACCACCTTTGGATGAGAGCCGGCTCAAGAAAACATCTTCACCTTCTTCACCATCTTCTCCAtcttctccatctccccctccatcttTAGTCAGGGGGAACAAAGACAGAGAGCACCAGTCAAGGTCTAAATCGATTGGAGTGGGTTCAGGAGCTATGATTGACACTAAAGAGCACCAGTCTAAATCTAGATCAGTTGGGGTGGGATCAGGAGCTATGATTGACACTAAAGCTAACTTCTCACCTCAAATCACCGTAGAGTCAGAGCACCAAAGAGTCCCTGGTGTAACAAGGGGCTCAGAACAGGACTTCACCAAAGAGGAAAAGGCCCTAAAGCCCCAAAGCACCTCAGGAAAGGAATCTTGGTCTCACAAAGCTAGAAAATACAGTTTTGGAAACTCAAGTGGAAGTGGACGTGCAAGTTCCCTTCGGCGCGCCACCAGTATGTTCACATTAGACATGAATGAAGAACAGGACCAAACTTCTCTGTTGTACCCTAAAAAGACACTGGATATTAGTCCTGTTCAAGCTAAGAGGACACAGGGTAGACGACAGAGTGCTGACAAGCAAGCACTTCCTGGTCCAAGGAGGTCCTCAAAATCATCAGACGAGTCTGAATCTCTGACCCCTCGCGCTCGGGCCTTTGTTCCCAGAGACTACCGCCATTACCTGGGCATCACAGAGAAGACCAGCGTCCACACTGCTCTGGCCCCGGCAGTGAAGGAGCAGAGGGAGGCAGAAGGCCCGCCTGGGGCTGAACTTGACCAGAGTGGTGGCCTTGTCAGATCCAGCACCCTAGTGGGCTCAGAGGAGCGCTACAGCAGAAGGAACAGCAAGATAACACAACGCCCCCTGGCCCTCTGGTCAAACCAGGGCAGCACTGACACCGGACGAGAGTCATCATTCAGTGAGTCTGAGAGAGCATCGAGCAGCGCGTCTGAAACTTGGTCCAACTCCAGGACCAGTTCAAGCC GTGAAAATTATGATGCGGATCAGGACCCTGTACAGAAGGCATTGAGGAGAGCTCAGGCCCGCCCACGAAATCTGGCTAAAAGTCTTGAGGACATCACAGCATCCATGCCACCAC GACAAGATAGAAGACTAGCTCCTCTTCATGACCTCAGGCGAAGCAGTGATG catccaccctcccctctccctcctcatccctctgCTCTGACCCTGAACATTTAAAGAAGATGAGCAAATCTGTTCCCTCGTTCCTGCAGAATGAG cTGAGTGGCAGTGTGAtgaccatgtacagtggggactATGGAGGTGTGGAGGTGCAGGGGAACATCCAGTTCTCCATCAACTACGTCCAGAAGCTCAGGGAGTTCCATATCTTTGTGGCTCAGTGCCGAGACCTGGCCGCCGTCGACCCCAAGAGGGGCCGCTCTGACCC GTATGTTAAAAGTTACCTGGTGCCTGACAAAGCCAATCTAGGGAAGAGGAAAACTTCTGTGAAGAAGAAGACTGTCAACCCCATTTTCAACGAGCTCCTCAGA TATCGGCTTCGTATAGAGTACCTCCGAACTCAGACCCTCATTCTCTCCGTCTGGCACCACGACACCTTTGGCAGGAACAGTTTTCTGGGCGAGGTGGATGTGGACCTGTCCAAATGGGACTTTGACCACACCCAGATGAACTACTTAGCGCTGAAATCCAGG CCCACCTCCAGTCTGCAGCCATCAGATGACAGAGGGGAGATGAAACTGGCCATACGCTTCCTGCCTCAAGTCTCCCACA GCAAGGACCCCCTCTCTAACAAAGGTGAGGTTCACATTTGGGTGAAAGACTGCAAGAACCTTCCCCTCATCAGAGGGGTCACCATCGACCCATATGTCAAGTG CTTCGTGCTCCCAGACACGAGCAGAAAGAGTCGTCAGAAGACGCGGGTGCTGAGGAGGACGGTGGAGCCGGTGTTTAACCACACCATGGTGTACGACGGCTTCAGACAGGAAGACCTGAAGGAGGCCTGCGTGGAGCTGACCGTGTGGGACCGTGACAAGCTGGCCAGTAACCTCCTGGGCGGTCTAAGACTGGGGCCTGGCACAG GCAGAAGTTATGGGGCGGTGGTGAATTGGATGGACTCGAATGCTGACGAGGTAGCTCTATGGGAACGAATGATGACCTCTCCAAACGAATGGGTGGAGGATGTGCTGCCACTGAGAATGCTGACCACAGCAAAGACTGTGCTGAAATGA